TTTTGACCGTCCGGTCTGGCAGCAGTACCTGAGCTACATGGGCCGGGCCGTGCAGGGCGACCTCGGCATCTCGCTGCGCAACCAAACCCCGGCGTTGGGGCTGGTGTTGGAGCGGATGCCCGCCAGCATGGTGCTGGCCGGCGCGGCTTTGTTGTTTGCGGTCGTTTTTGGTGTGCTGGCAGGCGTGATTGCAGCGGTGCGAAAGGGAACTACCCTCGAGTTTGTGGTGCTGTTCTTTGCCCTCTTGGGACAGTCGTTGCCGGTGTTCTGGCTAGCCCTGATGCTGATTCTGGTGTTTGGGCTCGAGCTGCGCTGGCTACCCATCTCGGGCTACGGGGTCGGGCCCCTTCCTGGCTTGCCGGCCCTGGCCAACCTGGTTCTTCCGGCCATTGCGGTCGGCACTTTCTCGATGGCGGCCATCACCCGCCTGACCCGGGGGGGTGTCCTGCGCGAACTGCGCAGCGACCATGTGCGCACCGCACGCGCCAAAGGCTTGGGGGAGCGGGTGGTCATCTACAAGCACGCCCTGCGCAACGCAGCCATTCCGGTCGTCACGGTCATCGGGCTGCAACTGGGCAACCTGCTCTCAGGGGCAGTCATCACCGAAACGATTTTTGCCTGGCCGGGTGTGGGGCGGTTGGTGCTGACCGCCGTGACCCAGCAAGATTTTCCGGTGGTGCAGGCGGCGGTCATCGTGTTTGCGGTGCTGCTGGCGGTTATCAACCTGGTGGTGGACTTGCTCTATGGGGTGCTCGACCCCAGGGTGCGCTATGCGTAGAGTTCTTCGCGCCCCCTCGGCTACTATTGGGATGGGCCTCATGATTCTCTTTGTCCTGATGGCCATTTGTGCCCCGGTCATCAGCCCCCACAACCCCACCCAACAAGACCTCCAGGCCATCACCCAACCCCCCGGCACCGGGGGCCACCTGCTGGGCACCGACCGTCTGGGACGCGACATGCTCTCGCGCATCTTCTATGGTGCCCGCTTGTCCCTTGTGGTGGCCGTGGCCGGGGTGTTGATCGGCGCCGCGATAGGAATTCCGCTGGGCCTGCTTTCGGGCTATCTGGGGGGGCGGGTAGATGACTTCTTGATGCGACTGGGCGACATCCAGCTCTCGCTACCGTTTATCCTGCTGGTAATCGCCATTATTGCCGCGCTGGGCCCTAGCTTGCCCAACACCATTGTGGTGCTCGGCATTACCAGTTGGGTCTTGTATGCGCGGGTGGTGCGGGGCGAGATTTTGTCGCTCAAAGAGCGTGAGTTTGTGCAAGCGGCCCATGCCCTGGGGGCGTCGGGGCGGCGCATCATGCTCAAGCACCTGCTGCCCAATGCAGCCGGGCCGCTGATTGTGGTGGCCACCCTGGAACTAGCACGCTTAATCGTCACCGAGGCCGCGCTTTCGTTCCTGGGGCTCTCCGGGGTGCCCCCGGAAATTCCAAGCTGGGGGCAGATGCTGGCCGATGGGCGCGAGGTGTTGTTCTTTGGGGGCTGGTGGGTGGCCACCTTTCCCGGCGTAGCCATTAGCCTGCTGGTGCTGGGCATCAATCTGTTTGGCGACGCCCTGGCCGAGGTGCTCGACCCTCGAAGTCGGTAGGCAAAGCCCCCTCACCAAACGCCCGCAGTGCTAGCTCGAGCAAACCCATATCGCTGCCCCAAGGCCCCACCAGCTGCACGCCGACGGGCTTTGCTCCCGGCTGCACCACCGGCACCGAGACCACCGGCGCGCCCAGCAGGCTGGCGTAGCAGGTGAGGCTCAGGGTACGCCAGCGCAAGGCCAGGGCTTTTTCGGGGTCTTGCAGTTCGCTCACCAACGGGGCGCTACTGGGGGTCGCGGGCAGCAGCACCAGCGTGCCGGGCGAAAACCAGGCCCCCATCTCGGCCCGCAGGCGCACCTGATGGCTCAGGGCGCGCCCAACCTCGCCAGCGGTGAGCCTCGAGGCCATCTCCAGAAGCCGCCGCACATCCTCGCCCAGGCGGGGCTGCCGTACCTCGAGCCACTCCTGGTGAAACCCCCAGGCCTCTGCCCCCTGCAAGACCCGCTGGGTTTCGCGGGCCTCTTCTAGCAGGCCCAGCCTTTTCTCCAAGGTGGCGATACCCAGGGCCCGGAGCCTCTGCGCTACCCGCTCCACCGCCCGCTGGGCCTCGGAGGTGGAAAGCTCCAGGGCGTCGCTCACCACCACCGCGCGCTCAAAACCCACCACCGGCAGGGCCCCGGAGAGCAGCACCCGGGCAAAGCGCTCCATCAGCGCCGGGTCGGCCGCCAGGAGCCCCACCGTGTCGTAGCTGGGGGCCAGGGGTACCACGCCCTGGGTGGGGATGGCCCCGTGGGTGGGCCGGTAGGCATAAACGCCGCAGAAGGAGGCCGGAATCCGCACCGAGCCCGCGGTGTCGCTGCCCAGCGCCACCGGTACCAGGCCCGCCGCCACCGCCACCGCCGACCCCGAGGAGGAGCCCCCGGGAATCCCCCCCGGCGCCCTGGGGTTTTGGGGGGTGCCAAAGTGGGGGTTGAGGCCGGTCATGCCGTAGGCCAGCTCGTGGGTGTGAGTCTTGGCCACCAGCCGGGCCCCCGCCCGCTTGAGCGCTGCCACCGCCCAGGCGTCCTGGGTTGGCAGGCCCCAGCGCTCGGCAAAGTCGGGGTTGCCGGCTTGGGTGGGCAGCCCGGCCACGTCGAAGATGTCCTTGGCGGCAAAGGTGAGCCCGGCCAGGGGGCCGCAGCCTTGCTCGAGCCCCTCCACCCAGGCCACCACCGCGCCGTAGTCGTCCTGACGATTCACCCCGCTATCTTACGCCCGTAAGATGGCGCCCGTAAGATGGGGGCCGGTATGGTTGAGGTACACCACCGCTCTGTAACCTTTTATCCCCCGGCCCGGGCCAGGTTTCTGGTCGGCGACTTCACCGACTGGGACAAGAGGCCCATCCCCATCGAAAAGCCTCTCACCCTCGAGTTTCCCCCCGGGGCCTACATCGAGTATGCCTTCTTGGACGAAAACCGGGAGCCCTTCCCCGACCCCGACAACCCTCACAAGGCCCAGAACCCCTGGTGGAGCTACCCCCGCGCAGTGGAGCTGCCGGGCTTTCACTACGCGTCCCCGCCCCAGCCCTCCCGTCCGGTGGAGGTGCACCGGCACCGGCTGGAGTCCAGGGCCTTTGGCGCCCCCCGCCGCTACTACGTCTACAACCCCCAGGAACCGGCCCAGGCCACCCTGTATGTGCACGACGGGGTGGCCTACTACCGTACCGCCCGGCTGGCCGAGGTGGCCCAGGGACTATTGGAGCAGGGCCAGATCACCCCAGTGCGCATCGTGTTCGTGGAGCCGGAAGACCGCCGGCGGGAGTACTGGTTCAGCCACGCCTACGAACAGCACGTACTGAACGAGGTTATCCCGGCGGTAGAGGCCCACTACGGCCCCACCCCGGAGCGGGGTCTGCTGGGGGCCAGCCTGGGGGGGCTGGTCTCGAGCTGGCTGGCGCTGCGTCACCCTGAGCTGTTCCAGAAGGTAGCCACCCAGTCGGCCTGCCTCACCGCCTCGCCCCAGGGGGGCGACTCCTACACCGACCCCGAGTGGCTCACCGAGCAGTACCAGGCCAGCGAGACCTTGCCGCTGCGTTTTTACTGCGAGACCGGCCAGATCGAGTGGCTGCTGGCCCCCAACCGCCGCTTCGCCGCCATGCTGGCCGACAAGGGCTACCCCCACCTCTACCAAGAGCGCCCCTCCGGCCACAACTGGATGACCTGGCGGCAGGGGCTGGCCCCGGCCCTGCTGTACCTGTTCGGCAGCAGATGATAAGCTCAGGCTTATGGAGTTTGGTTCGGCTTTTGTAGCCATTCTAATCATTGTGGCCCTCGAGGCCGTTCTTTCTGTAGACAACGCCATGGTGCTGGCCGTGATGGTGCGGCCCCTACCGGAGCACCTGCGCTCGAGGGCGCTGCTGTATGGCATTATTGGCGCTTACGTGCTGCGCGGGCTGGCCTTGCTGTTTGCCACCATCATCATTCAGATCTGGTGGATTCAGCTCCTGGGGGGGCTTTACCTGGTGTATCTGGCCATCAATCATATTGTCCGGCGGCAAGGCCATAGCAACGCCGACCCCGCCAGCATACAGCAAGCCGCTGCCACCAGTTTCTGGCGCATCGTGATCATGATCAACGTGGTAGACCTGGCCTTTGCGGTGGACTCGGTGCTGGTGGTGATTGCCTTCAGCCGCGAGTTCTGGGTGATCTTTACCGGGGTGGCCATCGGGATTCTGCTAATCCGCCTGGCCGCCGGCATCATGGTCACCATCATCGAGCGGTATCCGCGGCTCGAGACCGTGGCCTACGCGGTGGTGGGTTGGGCAGGTCTCAAGTTGATGCTGGAAGGCTGGGGGCACGGCAGCGAGGTCTGGCTGCACCGCCCAGAGCTGGCGTTGCACCTACCACAGGCCTTTTTTCTGAGCGTCACCCTGGCCATTCTGGTGCTGGGTGGCCTGTGGGCCTTCCGCCGCTCGCCCGAACCCTGACCCATGCCCAAAGACTGGGATGCCCATTACCTGCACCAACCCCCTCTAAGCCGGCCCGCCTTTGTGGTGGCGGCCTATGCGCACCGGCTTCCGACAGGCCCGGTGCTCGACCTAGCCGGGGGCACCGGGCGCAACGCCTTTTTTCTAGCCAGGCGGGGCCATCCGGTGATTTTGCTGGAGAAAAGCCGGGTGGCCCTCGAGTTTGTCCAGACCGAGGTCACCCACCAAAAACTGGACATCTGGGCGATTGAGGCCGACCTCGAGGCCCCCAACCCCGGCCTGCCCCCCGGCCCCTTTGCAGGCATTGTCAAGTCTTATTTCCTGCACCGTCCCTTGCTCACCCGCTTGACCGAGCGCCTTCTGCCGGGGGGCCTGGTGCTCCTCGAGGGCTTTACCGTGCAGGAAGCGGCCCGCCGGGGCAGCCAGGCCGCCCACTACTGGCGCGAAAGTGAACTCTTGCACCCACCTCCTGGTCTGCACCTGCGGGCCTGGGCCGAGGGGTGGATGGACGGCCACCACCGTACCTGGGCGGTGTGGGAGAAGCCGCTCTGACACCCGTCCAGCCCACCCGAAATAGTAACCTGCTGCGCTTTTCATCTGGTAATGCCTGCTAGCCTAAGGGCTGGTTGGGGAGTAGCCACCCTTCATGGGGTTGATTAATCGTCAATACGAAGCAGAAGCTTCCGGTTAATCTGGGCGCATCGCCTTGGTGAGACCACCACGACACGAGCTGGCCGTGGTGGTTTTGTGTTGTTAAGCCCGGCCACGGCTTTGGGGTACCCATGGAACAACTTGGACAAGCGCTGATCGTCATTGGAATCCTGATTGTCTTGGAGGCGGTGCTTTCTGCCGACAACGCCATGGTACTGGGGGTAATGGTCAAGCAACTACCCCCTCCTTGGCGGCAACAGGCCTTGTTTTATGGCATCGCCGGGGCCTACATCCTGCGCGGGTTGGCCTTGGTTTTTGCGGTGTACCTGATTCAGTTCTGGTGGATTCAGGCCCTGGGGGCCGTCTACCTGCTCTACATCGCCATCCGGCACTTCATCAAACGGAGGCCCAAAGAGGAAGCCCACCCAGATGTCTTGCAAACGCTCAAAACCGTAACCCCGCGCCAGTTCTGGACCATTGTGGCCCAGATCGAGCTGGCCGACCTGGCCTTTGCGGTGGACTCGGTGCTGGTGGCGGTGGCGCTTTCAGATAACCTTTGGATTATCTTTGCGGGCGTGTTTATCGGCATCCTGGCCCTGCGCTTTGTGGCGGTACTGTTTGTGGGCTTGCTGGAGAAGTACCCCCGCTTCGAGGCGGTGGCCTTTGCCGTGGTAGGTTTTGCTGGGGTGAAGCTGGCCATTGGGGGTTGGGACAAGTTCGCCAAGGAAGTCCTGAGCCGCCCCGAGTGGGTCACGGGGATAGACAAAACCCAGTTCTCGCTCTTCATTCTGGGGGTGCTGGTACTGGGTACTATCTGGGCCATGAGCCAGAAACCCAAAACCAAAGCGCTGGAGAACAAGCCCTCTGAGACGTAAGCCTGGGCGCTATTTATCCCTCCTCGCACCCCCTGCAAATCTGGTAAGGTTGTGCCAATGGTTTTTATACTGGCAATCCTGGCCTACCTTATCGGCTCCCTGCCCCTGGGCTACTGGGCCATCCGCCGCCTATCCGGACAAGACCCACGCCTGGCCTCGGCCTACAACCTGGGCCTCGAGAACACCCTCCACCGCCTGGGCCCCGGCCCGGCCCTGCTGGCCTTTGGCCTGGACGTGCTCAAGGGGCTGTTGGCGGCCTGGATAGGGGGGCGGTTTGGACTTTCCTGGGCTGTTGTTTTTGCGTTGGTGGTGTACCTGGGGCACCTCCACCCTCCTCGGCTTTTTTCGGGGGCGCTTTTGCGGGGGCGTGGCGCCGGGGTGCTTCTGGGCATCGTATTTGGCCTGTACCTGAGCGGTTTGCCCTATCTGCAAACCCTGGCGGTTCTGATGGTGGCGGCTTTGGTTTTTTTATGGAGTCGCTATGGCTCACTCGCGGCCATCTGCATCCCGTCCACACTGGCACTTTTGCTCTCGCTCGAGCCCATCTCAGGCTGGGCCAAGCTAGCCGCCTGGGCCTTGTTGCTGGCCACGCTTTGGCGCTACAAAGAAAACATCGGGCGCATCTTAGAAGGCACCGAGCCCCGCCTGGGCGAGCCTCCCCCCCTGCCTTCGGAAAAACAGGTGGTCTGCGCCTTTATGATTCATCCTCTAACGGTAGAAGACCTTTTCCAAAGCCCTCGTTTTCGTTGGGCCAAACCCCTGGTAGACCGGGGTTGGATTCAAATGAGCCTGGTGGAAAACCTGGCCGAAGCCATCCGGCCCATGAAGGTAGGTGAGCTGCGGGGAGTCAAAACCACCGATGGGCGCGAGATTCGCTGCCACCTGCTCTCGGCCCCCCTGCTGCCGCACCAGATTACCGGCAAGCCCGAACTCGCCACCCTCCGGGCCATCCAGGGGGCTCGCCTGGCACGGGAGCTAGGCTGCACGGTGGTGGGGCTGGGGGCTTTCTGGAGCGTGGTGGGCGAGAAGGGCCGGCTGGTGCAGGAGGCCGTACCCGAGATCGAGGTCACCAACGGCGGGGCCTACACCGCCGGCACCGTCAAGGCGGCCATCCCCGGCATCCTGGCCCACTTTGAAGCCAGCGGGCGAAGCCTCAAAGAGGCCACCGCCGCGGTGGTGGGGGCCAACGGGGTGGTGGCCTTTGGCATCGCCCGTCAGATTGCGCCCCTGGTGGGCAAGTTAATTTTGGTAGGGCGGAACCTCGAGCGCCTGGAAAAGAGCGCCTCAACGCTCAAGCAAAACCTAGAGCGCAAGGGGCAGCCGGTACCCGAAATCGTGACCACCCTGGAGATGGCCGCCATCCGCGAGGCCGACCTGATCTTTAGCGCCACCTCCGACCCCCGGCCGGTCATCTTCCCCGAGCACGTGAAGCCCGGGGCCTGGATCTACGACGAGGGCGTGCCGCCCGATGTGGACGAGTCGGTGAAAAAGCTGCCGGGGGTGCGGGTGATTCCGGGCGGGGTGGTACGGCCTCCGGGGGCCATGACCGGCAACCTCGACCTGCACTTTGGCGAGGGAGCCGTACCGGCCTGCCTTGCCGAGACCATGATTCTGGCCGCCGAAGGGGCCTACGAGCGCAAAAGCCTGGGAGGCGAGACCAAAAGCGAAAACATCCAGTTCTTCGTCGAGCGGGCCGAGGCGCTGGGGTTTCGGGTGGTGGATTGAGATTCTGGTAGCAGGTTAGAGTCCCGCTCATCGAACTCTCTGAACTTAGAGGCCGCTTATGTACCTCGAGCTATCGAAAGTAGAGGCTTTCATCTATGCTCCTTCTGCTCAGCCCCACCCAGTTTGAAGCCGCTTTCCTCAAAGGCCGCAGGTTTACCTTCCACGGCCGCGCCGGGCTGCGCGGGGAGGGGTGGGTCTGGCTCGAGTCGGGCGTTGGTAAGGTCAACACCGCTGCCACCCTGGCCGCTTTTGCCAAAGGCCGCAAGCTGGAGCGGGTGTTGCTGTTTGGCATCGCCGGGGCCTACCCTGATGCGGGGCTGCAATTGGGGGACGCGGCCCTCGCCGGGAAGGAAATCCAGGCCGACTTAGGCATCAAAGATGGGGGGATGAAGGGCCTGGGCTTCCCCACCCTGGTGCTGGAGTCGGGCCCGTACCACAACCGCTTCCCGCTGGACAAAGCCTTTACGGCAGAACTAAGCAAAACCCTCGGCCTGCCCATCAAAACTTTCCTGACCCGCGATTTGGTCTCGGAAAACCCCAGCGAGGCCCGGCAGCTTTCGCGCAAGTGGGAGGCCGACCTCGAGAACATGGAGGGCGCGGCCTTTGCCCAGACCTGCTTGTGGCTGGGCCTCCGGGGGGCCGAGCTGCGCGTGGTGTCCAACCTCGCCGGGGTGCGCGACAAGGCCCAGTGGCGCATCCGGCAGGCGCTGGAGCGCCTCGAGCACCACATCATGCGTATCATTGGGCCATGATCGAACCGATTGACATCACCCGCCCCATCTACCCCGGCGTTCCGGTCTGGCCCGGCGATACCCCCTATAGCTACGAACTCACCGCCCGGATTGCCCAGGGCGACAGCGTGAATGTGGGCAAAATTACCACCACCACCCACCTGGGCACCCACCTGGACGCGCCCTGGCATTACGTAGAAGAGGGGGGCAGGTTAGAGAGCGTGCCGCTCTCGGTATTGGTGGGCCCCTGCCAGGTGGTGGACGCCCGGGGGCAAAAAGCCCTTTCGGTGGAGTTCCTAAAGGGCGTGGAGCTGGCCGAGCGCACCCTCTTCTATACCGGAGAGCCCAACCGCTGGGACACCTTTCCCCGCAACTTTACCCACGTGCTGCCCGAGGCCGCGTTGTACCTGGCTGCGCAAGGGGTGCGGCTTTTCGGCACCGACGGCCCCAGCGTGGATCCCCTGACCTCCAAAGACCTCCCCGCCCACCGGGCCTTTGCCCGGGGCGGGGTCTTCATCCTAGAGGGGCTGGCCCTGGAGGGTGTGCCGGCGGGCGGTTATGAGCTAATAGCCCTGCCCATGCGGCTTGAAGGGGCCGACGCCGCGCCGGTGCGGGCTATTCTCAGTCCAAACCGGAACCAGTCAAAGGCTCGAGCTACTCCACCTTCAGGGTAATCGTCGCAAGTGGGGGTTCGGACTGGGGCCTGCCGGTCTCGCGCACTTCGTAGGTAATCTCACCGGGGCCGGGGTCGGAAAAGTAGCTCCAGCCGCAGGCCGCACTCAGCGGAATCTCCTTGCGCCCTATAATCCGATCCCCCCGCCGCACCAGCACAGTGTAGCTGCTGGCCGAGCCCACCCCGCCAAAGCGGAAGGGCCTCGAGACCGTCCCCCCTGCTTGCAGGTTGGAAAGCGCGAAGCTCTGGCTACAGGTAGCCCCCGCCTGGGCTTCAGGCACCAGTAGCGAGACTCGAGCCCCCGAGAGTGCGCCTTGGGGCCGCACCTCGTACACCCGGGTTCCGCCCGGTGGCGGCGGGACATTCAGGCTCCACTGTCCGTTGGCATCAGCAGTGACCCGCCCCAGGCTAGCACCGTCCTCGAAGATTTCGACCACCTGACCCGGCTGGGCCGTACCCTGCAAGGTAAAACCAGTAGCGGCCACCGTAGCCCCCTCCTGTGGTGAGGTAAATGCTGGCTCGGTGGGCAACGCGACGTTCACATTCGTGCTGGCGCCCATGGTCTGCCCAGCCCGGCGCGCCTCGTAGGTGTGGGCTCCGGCCAGCAACGCCGAGGCCGGGAGTGGGAAGCTCCACCGACCATCCGGGCCCACCGTTACCGTTCCGAGGGGTTGACCGTTATCGAAGAGCTCGAGGGTCTCCCCAGGCTTGCCGGTGCCCTGCAGGGTATAGCTGCCCGCGGTTAGGGTTGAACCACTGGTCGGAGCGGTAATGCTTACAGCAGCCACTGCCGGCGACAGGCCCGCGCTAAAGGCCCGTAAACCCAGCCCGGGCAACACCGAGAGCAGGCCCAAAAGACCCATCGCGGCCCACAGCAGGCCCAAAGCCGGCACCCCCGTCCGCGCCGCCGGCGCCATCAAACCTTGGGTCAGACCCATGGGCGCCGCCGCGACCGGAATACCTGGCGCTTCCGAGCTGCCAAACTGGGCCAGGGCCGCCTCGGCCTCGCGGTCTTCGGCTTCCTGCACGGGGGTGGGCTTGCTGAAAATCAGGAAGAAGGTTTTGAGGTAGTAGTAGGCCCCAATGGCCGAGGTTACGAGGGCCAACACCACCAGCCCATAGAAACCCGCCTGGGCCGCTTCCTGGAAGACCAAATACTTGGCCCAGAACCCGGCCAAGGGCGGCAACCCCAGCACCGAAAGAATGCCCAGCCCCATCGCCCCGCCCAACAGGGGTTTGCGGTACCACAGGCCGCGCAGGCGCTCTAAAGGCACGTCCTGGTTGGAGAGCATCGAGAGCACCGCAAAGATGAGCCCTGTGGCCAACCCATAGGTCAGCAGGTAAAAGGGAATGGTGGCCTGTCCGGTGGGGCCAAAGAGCCCCAGCCCGATGTAGCCTGCATTGGCGATGGAGGAGTAGGCGAAAAGCCGCTTGGCTTCGGTCTGGGTCAAGGCCCCCAGATTCCCGAACAGGGTGGTCAGGGCGATCAGCAGCGCCATACCCACTCCCCAGGCTTCCAGGCCCAGGGGGGTAAAGATGCGCAGCATGGCCGCGAACGCCGCCGCCTTGACCGCCGTGGCCATGAATAGCGTGACCACCGTGGGGCTACCCTGGTACACGTCGGGCGACCACCACTGGAAGGGCACCATGGCGGTCTTGAAGGCAAAGGCCGCCATAATCAAGAACAAGCCAGCCAGATAAAGCGGCCCGGAGCCCGGGGCCCCCACCATAAAGCTGCCGGTTGCGCCAAAGTAGAGGGCGATACCATAGAGAAATATAGCCGCCCCCAAAGCCCCCAGCAAAAAATACTTAAGGCCCGCCTCAAAGCCTTTCTCATCGCGCTGCCAGGTAGCCAGAACATACAGAGGCAGCGAGAAGACCTCGAGGGCAATCACCAGCACCACCAGATTGGGGCTGCTAGCCATGATGTGCATGCCAGTCACGGCAAAAAGCACCAGGAGCGGAAACTCGAACTTCTTGGCAGGGCCCAGCAAGAGCGTCCACAAGCCCCCCAGAATGGCCACCAGGGTCAGGCCCCGGGCCAGGGTGTCGAAGCGATACAGACCCCCAAAAGCTTCCACCGTCTGGCCCCAGCCCACCACACAAAACAGCCCCGCCAGCACCAGGCCCGCCACCGTCGCGATGCGGTTGGCCTCGCGCGAAATCAGGAAGGCCAGCAACGAGAGCACCGTGGCGAAGCCTGCCAGCAAGTACAGCGTCAGCATCCAGCACCTCCAGTAAGGGTCGAGGATAAGCGCGAGGAGGCGCTAGACCCTCCCCACGCTGGCAAAGACAGTACCACAGCGCTCAAGATGCACCTCCAAAGAGAGCCGCAATAGCTTTGCCCAGGGGCTCGAGGTATACTGTAAAGAGCTTTGGGTAAAGGCCCATCAAAAGCAGTACGGCCACCGTTACCGCCGCAAAACCCCACTCCCGCCCATCCATATCGGGCACCGCCTGGGCCTGCGGGGTTTCCTGAAATAGCTTCTGGAAGGCGGTAAGCGCATAGGCTGCCGCCGCTATAACCGCCAGGAAGGCCACAAAGGTCAGCCAGGGCGAAACTTTATAAGCCCCCAGCAGGGCCATCAGCTCGCCCGGAAAACCCGAGAGCCCCGGCAGCCCAATCATGGCCATCAGCAAAAACATCCCGAGCACATAGAGCGCAGGGGTGTGTTTGGCCAGGCCACGCACCGGCTGAATATCCAGGCTGCCGGTGCGCTTGTAAATCAACCCCACAAACAAAAACATGGCCGAGCCATAAATCATCGAAGCCCCCAACAGGTACAAGGCCCCTACCGTACCCTCGCTGTTGCCACTAAAGAGACCCAAAGCAGCCACCCCCATATGCGAAACCCCAGCATAGGCCAGCAGCGTTTTCCAGTCCGGGGCGCTATAGGCCACCCAGGCCGCATAGATGGCTCCAAAAGCTGCCAGGAACAAGAGCAAGCCCTGCCACTCACGGAAGCCATCGGGCATCAGGGGAATGGCCCACTTGAAGAAGGCGAAGATACCCACTTTGTACAGGGTGCCCATGGCATCCGCCAGGCCCGAGGGGTGGTTCTGCTGGTGAAAGTTAGGCAGCCAGGCGTGCAGGGGGAACAGCGGGGTCTTGACCGCCAGCGCCACCAAAAAGCCCAGGAAGGCCAGCACGGCGGTCTGCCCGGTAAGGGGGTTGGCCACTAGGTCGGTATAAAGGAAGCTATCCGCCCCGCCCAGAAAACGCACCGCGAAGATGGCGGCCAGCATGGGCAACGAGCCCACCAGGGTAAAGAGGGCAAAAGTATAGATGGCCCGCAGGCGATCCGGCCCGCCATAAAACCAGAGCATCAGGAGCGAGGGAATCAGCGTAGCCTCGAAGAAGAAGTAAAAGAAAATCAGATCCTGCGCGGCAAAAATACCCAGCAAGCCGGTCTGCATCATGAGCGCAAAAGCCAGGAAGCGCACCGGCACATCGGCCACCCAGACCCCCAGCAAGACCACCAGGCTCACCGCAATCCACAAAAGCAGCCCTGCGCCATCCAGCCCCAGCGCATAGTAGACCCCCGCCTCGGGTAGGAAAGGCGTCTGGCTGGCATAGGCCACGCCCTGCCCAGCGTAGCCTGCAAATAGCACCAGCGAGATCCCCAGGCTAATGCCCGCCGAGGCAATGGCAAAAGTGCGTCCCAGACTAGGCAGGATGAGCAAGAGCAGACCCGCCAGGAGGGGTAACCACAGTCCTAAATGAATCATCGCAACACCCCCCAGCCCACCAGGAGTACCAGGCCTACCAGGAGCCCGGCCAGGTAAAAGCGCAAGGCGCCGGTCTCGAGCCTCGCCAAAAGGCTCCCCAGCCCACCCATCAGGCTCCCCAGTCCGGTAAAGCCGGCCAGCAGACCCCGGTCGGCGCCAAACAAAAGGTCGGCCAGCCCCTTGGCGGGGTTCACCAGCAGCGCGTTGTAGACGGCATCGACATAAAAACCCTGCAAAGCCGCTGCCTGAAAGCGCTCGTACCAGGCCGGCATCTTCTGCTGGAAGAAACGGAAGCCCCACCACAGGGTGGCTATGGCCACCACTGCGGAGATGATGATAAGCACCCATTCGGTGACCACCGGCAGCTTCTCGTGGGGAAAGTCCCCAATGGCTTTGGTCAGGAAGGGCTCAATAAAGTTCTTGTAGTCGATCACGTAAGGCAGCCCGATGAACCCCACCCCCAGGGCCCCACCCA
This genomic stretch from Meiothermus sp. harbors:
- the mqnB gene encoding futalosine hydrolase, with product MLLLLSPTQFEAAFLKGRRFTFHGRAGLRGEGWVWLESGVGKVNTAATLAAFAKGRKLERVLLFGIAGAYPDAGLQLGDAALAGKEIQADLGIKDGGMKGLGFPTLVLESGPYHNRFPLDKAFTAELSKTLGLPIKTFLTRDLVSENPSEARQLSRKWEADLENMEGAAFAQTCLWLGLRGAELRVVSNLAGVRDKAQWRIRQALERLEHHIMRIIGP
- a CDS encoding cyclase family protein, producing MIEPIDITRPIYPGVPVWPGDTPYSYELTARIAQGDSVNVGKITTTTHLGTHLDAPWHYVEEGGRLESVPLSVLVGPCQVVDARGQKALSVEFLKGVELAERTLFYTGEPNRWDTFPRNFTHVLPEAALYLAAQGVRLFGTDGPSVDPLTSKDLPAHRAFARGGVFILEGLALEGVPAGGYELIALPMRLEGADAAPVRAILSPNRNQSKARATPPSG
- a CDS encoding proton-conducting transporter membrane subunit, with the protein product MLTLYLLAGFATVLSLLAFLISREANRIATVAGLVLAGLFCVVGWGQTVEAFGGLYRFDTLARGLTLVAILGGLWTLLLGPAKKFEFPLLVLFAVTGMHIMASSPNLVVLVIALEVFSLPLYVLATWQRDEKGFEAGLKYFLLGALGAAIFLYGIALYFGATGSFMVGAPGSGPLYLAGLFLIMAAFAFKTAMVPFQWWSPDVYQGSPTVVTLFMATAVKAAAFAAMLRIFTPLGLEAWGVGMALLIALTTLFGNLGALTQTEAKRLFAYSSIANAGYIGLGLFGPTGQATIPFYLLTYGLATGLIFAVLSMLSNQDVPLERLRGLWYRKPLLGGAMGLGILSVLGLPPLAGFWAKYLVFQEAAQAGFYGLVVLALVTSAIGAYYYLKTFFLIFSKPTPVQEAEDREAEAALAQFGSSEAPGIPVAAAPMGLTQGLMAPAARTGVPALGLLWAAMGLLGLLSVLPGLGLRAFSAGLSPAVAAVSITAPTSGSTLTAGSYTLQGTGKPGETLELFDNGQPLGTVTVGPDGRWSFPLPASALLAGAHTYEARRAGQTMGASTNVNVALPTEPAFTSPQEGATVAATGFTLQGTAQPGQVVEIFEDGASLGRVTADANGQWSLNVPPPPGGTRVYEVRPQGALSGARVSLLVPEAQAGATCSQSFALSNLQAGGTVSRPFRFGGVGSASSYTVLVRRGDRIIGRKEIPLSAACGWSYFSDPGPGEITYEVRETGRPQSEPPLATITLKVE
- a CDS encoding NuoM family protein, which encodes MIHLGLWLPLLAGLLLLILPSLGRTFAIASAGISLGISLVLFAGYAGQGVAYASQTPFLPEAGVYYALGLDGAGLLLWIAVSLVVLLGVWVADVPVRFLAFALMMQTGLLGIFAAQDLIFFYFFFEATLIPSLLMLWFYGGPDRLRAIYTFALFTLVGSLPMLAAIFAVRFLGGADSFLYTDLVANPLTGQTAVLAFLGFLVALAVKTPLFPLHAWLPNFHQQNHPSGLADAMGTLYKVGIFAFFKWAIPLMPDGFREWQGLLLFLAAFGAIYAAWVAYSAPDWKTLLAYAGVSHMGVAALGLFSGNSEGTVGALYLLGASMIYGSAMFLFVGLIYKRTGSLDIQPVRGLAKHTPALYVLGMFLLMAMIGLPGLSGFPGELMALLGAYKVSPWLTFVAFLAVIAAAAYALTAFQKLFQETPQAQAVPDMDGREWGFAAVTVAVLLLMGLYPKLFTVYLEPLGKAIAALFGGAS